A region of Lagenorhynchus albirostris chromosome 20, mLagAlb1.1, whole genome shotgun sequence DNA encodes the following proteins:
- the GPS1 gene encoding COP9 signalosome complex subunit 1 isoform X17, whose product MPLPVQVFNLQGAVEPMQIDVDPQEDPQNAPDVNYVVENPTLDLEQYAASYSGLMRIERLQFIADHCPPLRVEALKMALSFVQRTFNVDMYEEIHRKLLEAARELQNAPDAIPESGVEPPPLDTAWVEATRKKALLKLEKLDTDLKNYKGNSIKESIRRGHDDLGDHYLDCGDLSNALKCYSRARDYCTSAKHVINMCLNVIKVSVYLQNWSHVLSYVSKAESTPEIAEQRGERDTQTQAILTKLKCAAGLAELAARKYKQAAKCFLLASFDHCDFPELLSPSNVAVYGGLCALATFDRQELQRNVISSSSFKLFLELEPQVRDIIFKFYESKYASCLKMLDEMKDNLLLDMYLAPHVRTLYTQIRNRALIQYFSPYVSADMRKMATAFNTTVAALEDELTQLILEGLINARIDSHSKILYARDVDQRSTTFEKSLLMGKEFQRRAKAMILRAAVLRNQIHVKSPPREGSQGELTPANSQSRMSTNM is encoded by the exons ATGCCGCTGCCGGTTCAGGTGTTTAACTTGCAG GGAGCCGTGGAGCCTATGCAGATTGACGTGGACCCCCAGGAGGACCCGCAGAACGCGCCCGATGTCAACTACGTTGTGGAGAACCCCACCCTG gatCTGGAGCAGTACGCGGCCAGCTACAGTGGCCTGATGCGCATCGAACGACTGCAGTTCATTGCTGACCACTGCCCCCCGCTGCGGGTGGAGGCCCTGAAGATGGCCCTGTCCTTCGTGCAGAGGACCTTCAACGTGGACATGTACGAGGAGATCCACCGCAAGCTCCTGGAGGCTGCCAG GGAGCTGCAGAATGCACCGGACGCCATCCCTGAGAGTGGTGTGGAGCCCCCACCCTTGGACACAGCCTGGGTGGAGGCCACGCGGAAGAAGGCCTTGCTGAAGCTGGAGAAGCTAGACACAGATCTGAAGAACTACAAGGGCAATTCTATCAAGGAGAGCATCAG GCGTGGCCATGATGACCTGGGTGACCACTATCTGGACTGTGGCGACCTTAGCAACGCTCTCAAGTGTTACTCCCGGGCCCGGGACTACTGCACCAGCGCCAAGCACGTCATTAACATGTGCCTCAACGTCATCAAG GTCAGCGTCTACTTGCAAAATTGGTCTCACGTGCTGAGCTATGTCAGCAAGGCCGAGTCCACCCCGGAAATTGCCGAG CAGCGTGGGGAGCGGGACACCCAGACTCAGGCCATCCTCACCAAGCTCAAGTGTGCAGCAG GCCTGGCTGAGTTGGCCGCACGCAAGTACAAGCAGGCTGCCAAGTGCTTCCTGCTGGCTTCCTTCGATCACTGCGACTTCCCCGAG CTGCTCTCCCCCAGCAACGTGGCCGTGTACGGTGGCCTGTGCGCCTTGGCCACCTTTGACCGGCAGGAGCTGCAGCGCAATGTCATCTCCAGCAG CTCCTTCAAGTTGTTCTTGGAGCTGGAACCACAGGTTCGGGACATTATCTTCAAATTCTATGAGTCCAAGTATGCCTCGTGCCTGAAGATGCTGGACGAGATGAAG GACAACCTGCTCCTAGACATGTACCTGGCCCCCCACGTCAGGACCCTGTACACACAGATTCGCAACCGGGCCCTCATCCAG TATTTCAGCCCCTACGTGTCAGCTGACATGCGCAAGATGGCCACGGCCTTCAACACCACAGTGGCGGCGCTGGAGGATGAGCTGACGCAGCTCATCCTGGAGGGGCTCATCAACGCCCGTATCGACTCCCACAGCAAG ATCCTATATGCCCGGGACGTGGATCAGCGCAGCACCACCTTCGAGAAGTCCCTGCTGATGGGCAAGGAGTTCCAGCGCCGTGCCAAAGCCATGATCCTGAGGGCAGCCGTGCTACGCAACCAGATCCATGTCAAG TCCCCTCCCCGGGAAGGGAGCCAAGGGGAGCTGACGCCAGCCAACAGCCAGTCCCGGATGAGCACCAACATGTGA
- the GPS1 gene encoding COP9 signalosome complex subunit 1 isoform X19, with protein sequence MPLPVQVFNLQPASSVSGSGGAESQDRMRGGPAPRAAASSVADVHCAPPSGRSELFLPGTAGDFSLSASLSACTLLYEGAVEPMQIDVDPQEDPQNAPDVNYVVENPTLDLEQYAASYSGLMRIERLQFIADHCPPLRVEALKMALSFVQRTFNVDMYEEIHRKLLEAARELQNAPDAIPESGVEPPPLDTAWVEATRKKALLKLEKLDTDLKNYKGNSIKESIRRGHDDLGDHYLDCGDLSNALKCYSRARDYCTSAKHVINMCLNVIKVSVYLQNWSHVLSYVSKAESTPEIAEQRGERDTQTQAILTKLKCAAGLAELAARKYKQAAKCFLLASFDHCDFPELLSPSNVAVYGGLCALATFDRQELQRNVISSSSFKLFLELEPQVRDIIFKFYESKYASCLKMLDEMKDNLLLDMYLAPHVRTLYTQIRNRALIQYFSPYVSADMRKMATAFNTTVAALEDELTQLILEGLINARIDSHSKILYARDVDQRSTTFEKSLLMGKEFQRRAKAMILRAAVLRNQIHVKSPPREGSQGELTPANSQSRMSTNM encoded by the exons ATGCCGCTGCCGGTTCAGGTGTTTAACTTGCAG CCAGCCAGCTCTGTGTCAGGGTCGGGGGGTGCAGAGAGTCAGGACAGAATGCGGGGTGGCCCGGCCCCCCGCGCGGCCGCGTCGTCAGTGGCAGATGTGCACTGCGCCCCTCCCAGCGGTAGGTCAGAGCTCTTCCTGCCGGGCACGGCCGGGGACTTCAGCCTGAGCGCCAGCCTGTCGGCCTGTACGCTGCTTTATGAG GGAGCCGTGGAGCCTATGCAGATTGACGTGGACCCCCAGGAGGACCCGCAGAACGCGCCCGATGTCAACTACGTTGTGGAGAACCCCACCCTG gatCTGGAGCAGTACGCGGCCAGCTACAGTGGCCTGATGCGCATCGAACGACTGCAGTTCATTGCTGACCACTGCCCCCCGCTGCGGGTGGAGGCCCTGAAGATGGCCCTGTCCTTCGTGCAGAGGACCTTCAACGTGGACATGTACGAGGAGATCCACCGCAAGCTCCTGGAGGCTGCCAG GGAGCTGCAGAATGCACCGGACGCCATCCCTGAGAGTGGTGTGGAGCCCCCACCCTTGGACACAGCCTGGGTGGAGGCCACGCGGAAGAAGGCCTTGCTGAAGCTGGAGAAGCTAGACACAGATCTGAAGAACTACAAGGGCAATTCTATCAAGGAGAGCATCAG GCGTGGCCATGATGACCTGGGTGACCACTATCTGGACTGTGGCGACCTTAGCAACGCTCTCAAGTGTTACTCCCGGGCCCGGGACTACTGCACCAGCGCCAAGCACGTCATTAACATGTGCCTCAACGTCATCAAG GTCAGCGTCTACTTGCAAAATTGGTCTCACGTGCTGAGCTATGTCAGCAAGGCCGAGTCCACCCCGGAAATTGCCGAG CAGCGTGGGGAGCGGGACACCCAGACTCAGGCCATCCTCACCAAGCTCAAGTGTGCAGCAG GCCTGGCTGAGTTGGCCGCACGCAAGTACAAGCAGGCTGCCAAGTGCTTCCTGCTGGCTTCCTTCGATCACTGCGACTTCCCCGAG CTGCTCTCCCCCAGCAACGTGGCCGTGTACGGTGGCCTGTGCGCCTTGGCCACCTTTGACCGGCAGGAGCTGCAGCGCAATGTCATCTCCAGCAG CTCCTTCAAGTTGTTCTTGGAGCTGGAACCACAGGTTCGGGACATTATCTTCAAATTCTATGAGTCCAAGTATGCCTCGTGCCTGAAGATGCTGGACGAGATGAAG GACAACCTGCTCCTAGACATGTACCTGGCCCCCCACGTCAGGACCCTGTACACACAGATTCGCAACCGGGCCCTCATCCAG TATTTCAGCCCCTACGTGTCAGCTGACATGCGCAAGATGGCCACGGCCTTCAACACCACAGTGGCGGCGCTGGAGGATGAGCTGACGCAGCTCATCCTGGAGGGGCTCATCAACGCCCGTATCGACTCCCACAGCAAG ATCCTATATGCCCGGGACGTGGATCAGCGCAGCACCACCTTCGAGAAGTCCCTGCTGATGGGCAAGGAGTTCCAGCGCCGTGCCAAAGCCATGATCCTGAGGGCAGCCGTGCTACGCAACCAGATCCATGTCAAG TCCCCTCCCCGGGAAGGGAGCCAAGGGGAGCTGACGCCAGCCAACAGCCAGTCCCGGATGAGCACCAACATGTGA
- the GPS1 gene encoding COP9 signalosome complex subunit 1 isoform X18 codes for MPLPVQVFNLQGAVEPMQIDVDPQEDPQNAPDVNYVVENPTLDLEQYAASYSGLMRIERLQFIADHCPPLRVEALKMALSFVQRTFNVDMYEEIHRKLLEAARELQNAPDAIPESGVEPPPLDTAWVEATRKKALLKLEKLDTDLKNYKGNSIKESIRRGHDDLGDHYLDCGDLSNALKCYSRARDYCTSAKHVINMCLNVIKVSVYLQNWSHVLSYVSKAESTPEIAERGERDTQTQAILTKLKCAAGLAELAARKYKQAAKCFLLASFDHCDFPELLSPSNVAVYGGLCALATFDRQELQRNVISSSSFKLFLELEPQVRDIIFKFYESKYASCLKMLDEMKDNLLLDMYLAPHVRTLYTQIRNRALIQYFSPYVSADMRKMATAFNTTVAALEDELTQLILEGLINARIDSHSKILYARDVDQRSTTFEKSLLMGKEFQRRAKAMILRAAVLRNQIHVKSPPREGSQGELTPANSQSRMSTNM; via the exons ATGCCGCTGCCGGTTCAGGTGTTTAACTTGCAG GGAGCCGTGGAGCCTATGCAGATTGACGTGGACCCCCAGGAGGACCCGCAGAACGCGCCCGATGTCAACTACGTTGTGGAGAACCCCACCCTG gatCTGGAGCAGTACGCGGCCAGCTACAGTGGCCTGATGCGCATCGAACGACTGCAGTTCATTGCTGACCACTGCCCCCCGCTGCGGGTGGAGGCCCTGAAGATGGCCCTGTCCTTCGTGCAGAGGACCTTCAACGTGGACATGTACGAGGAGATCCACCGCAAGCTCCTGGAGGCTGCCAG GGAGCTGCAGAATGCACCGGACGCCATCCCTGAGAGTGGTGTGGAGCCCCCACCCTTGGACACAGCCTGGGTGGAGGCCACGCGGAAGAAGGCCTTGCTGAAGCTGGAGAAGCTAGACACAGATCTGAAGAACTACAAGGGCAATTCTATCAAGGAGAGCATCAG GCGTGGCCATGATGACCTGGGTGACCACTATCTGGACTGTGGCGACCTTAGCAACGCTCTCAAGTGTTACTCCCGGGCCCGGGACTACTGCACCAGCGCCAAGCACGTCATTAACATGTGCCTCAACGTCATCAAG GTCAGCGTCTACTTGCAAAATTGGTCTCACGTGCTGAGCTATGTCAGCAAGGCCGAGTCCACCCCGGAAATTGCCGAG CGTGGGGAGCGGGACACCCAGACTCAGGCCATCCTCACCAAGCTCAAGTGTGCAGCAG GCCTGGCTGAGTTGGCCGCACGCAAGTACAAGCAGGCTGCCAAGTGCTTCCTGCTGGCTTCCTTCGATCACTGCGACTTCCCCGAG CTGCTCTCCCCCAGCAACGTGGCCGTGTACGGTGGCCTGTGCGCCTTGGCCACCTTTGACCGGCAGGAGCTGCAGCGCAATGTCATCTCCAGCAG CTCCTTCAAGTTGTTCTTGGAGCTGGAACCACAGGTTCGGGACATTATCTTCAAATTCTATGAGTCCAAGTATGCCTCGTGCCTGAAGATGCTGGACGAGATGAAG GACAACCTGCTCCTAGACATGTACCTGGCCCCCCACGTCAGGACCCTGTACACACAGATTCGCAACCGGGCCCTCATCCAG TATTTCAGCCCCTACGTGTCAGCTGACATGCGCAAGATGGCCACGGCCTTCAACACCACAGTGGCGGCGCTGGAGGATGAGCTGACGCAGCTCATCCTGGAGGGGCTCATCAACGCCCGTATCGACTCCCACAGCAAG ATCCTATATGCCCGGGACGTGGATCAGCGCAGCACCACCTTCGAGAAGTCCCTGCTGATGGGCAAGGAGTTCCAGCGCCGTGCCAAAGCCATGATCCTGAGGGCAGCCGTGCTACGCAACCAGATCCATGTCAAG TCCCCTCCCCGGGAAGGGAGCCAAGGGGAGCTGACGCCAGCCAACAGCCAGTCCCGGATGAGCACCAACATGTGA
- the GPS1 gene encoding COP9 signalosome complex subunit 1 isoform X12: protein MPLPVQVFNLQQPASSVSGSGGAESQDRMRGGPAPRAAASSVADVHCAPPSGRSELFLPGTAGDFSLSASLSACTLLYEGAVEPMQIDVDPQEDPQNAPDVNYVVENPTLDLEQYAASYSGLMRIERLQFIADHCPPLRVEALKMALSFVQRTFNVDMYEEIHRKLLEAARELQNAPDAIPESGVEPPPLDTAWVEATRKKALLKLEKLDTDLKNYKGNSIKESIRRGHDDLGDHYLDCGDLSNALKCYSRARDYCTSAKHVINMCLNVIKVSVYLQNWSHVLSYVSKAESTPEIAEQRGERDTQTQAILTKLKCAAGARPLMAPQGPGSFLWMPGFILFPPAPAPGLAELAARKYKQAAKCFLLASFDHCDFPELLSPSNVAVYGGLCALATFDRQELQRNVISSRWVEGGVLGTAALLLRPQPPSGGWAGRAGSEESGICSSFKLFLELEPQVRDIIFKFYESKYASCLKMLDEMKDNLLLDMYLAPHVRTLYTQIRNRALIQYFSPYVSADMRKMATAFNTTVAALEDELTQLILEGLINARIDSHSKILYARDVDQRSTTFEKSLLMGKEFQRRAKAMILRAAVLRNQIHVKSPPREGSQGELTPANSQSRMSTNM, encoded by the exons ATGCCGCTGCCGGTTCAGGTGTTTAACTTGCAG CAGCCAGCCAGCTCTGTGTCAGGGTCGGGGGGTGCAGAGAGTCAGGACAGAATGCGGGGTGGCCCGGCCCCCCGCGCGGCCGCGTCGTCAGTGGCAGATGTGCACTGCGCCCCTCCCAGCGGTAGGTCAGAGCTCTTCCTGCCGGGCACGGCCGGGGACTTCAGCCTGAGCGCCAGCCTGTCGGCCTGTACGCTGCTTTATGAG GGAGCCGTGGAGCCTATGCAGATTGACGTGGACCCCCAGGAGGACCCGCAGAACGCGCCCGATGTCAACTACGTTGTGGAGAACCCCACCCTG gatCTGGAGCAGTACGCGGCCAGCTACAGTGGCCTGATGCGCATCGAACGACTGCAGTTCATTGCTGACCACTGCCCCCCGCTGCGGGTGGAGGCCCTGAAGATGGCCCTGTCCTTCGTGCAGAGGACCTTCAACGTGGACATGTACGAGGAGATCCACCGCAAGCTCCTGGAGGCTGCCAG GGAGCTGCAGAATGCACCGGACGCCATCCCTGAGAGTGGTGTGGAGCCCCCACCCTTGGACACAGCCTGGGTGGAGGCCACGCGGAAGAAGGCCTTGCTGAAGCTGGAGAAGCTAGACACAGATCTGAAGAACTACAAGGGCAATTCTATCAAGGAGAGCATCAG GCGTGGCCATGATGACCTGGGTGACCACTATCTGGACTGTGGCGACCTTAGCAACGCTCTCAAGTGTTACTCCCGGGCCCGGGACTACTGCACCAGCGCCAAGCACGTCATTAACATGTGCCTCAACGTCATCAAG GTCAGCGTCTACTTGCAAAATTGGTCTCACGTGCTGAGCTATGTCAGCAAGGCCGAGTCCACCCCGGAAATTGCCGAG CAGCGTGGGGAGCGGGACACCCAGACTCAGGCCATCCTCACCAAGCTCAAGTGTGCAGCAG GTGCGCGCCCGTTGATGgccccacagggccctggcaGCTTCCTCTGGATGCCGGGCTTCATCCTTTTTCCCCCTGCCCCCGCTCCAGGCCTGGCTGAGTTGGCCGCACGCAAGTACAAGCAGGCTGCCAAGTGCTTCCTGCTGGCTTCCTTCGATCACTGCGACTTCCCCGAG CTGCTCTCCCCCAGCAACGTGGCCGTGTACGGTGGCCTGTGCGCCTTGGCCACCTTTGACCGGCAGGAGCTGCAGCGCAATGTCATCTCCAGCAGGTGGGTGGAAGGTGGGGTACTGGGCACTGCAGCCCTGCTCCTGCGCCCCCAGCCACCTTCAGGCGGGTGGGCAGGCAGGGCCGGCTCTGAGGAGTCTGGCATCTGCAGCTCCTTCAAGTTGTTCTTGGAGCTGGAACCACAGGTTCGGGACATTATCTTCAAATTCTATGAGTCCAAGTATGCCTCGTGCCTGAAGATGCTGGACGAGATGAAG GACAACCTGCTCCTAGACATGTACCTGGCCCCCCACGTCAGGACCCTGTACACACAGATTCGCAACCGGGCCCTCATCCAG TATTTCAGCCCCTACGTGTCAGCTGACATGCGCAAGATGGCCACGGCCTTCAACACCACAGTGGCGGCGCTGGAGGATGAGCTGACGCAGCTCATCCTGGAGGGGCTCATCAACGCCCGTATCGACTCCCACAGCAAG ATCCTATATGCCCGGGACGTGGATCAGCGCAGCACCACCTTCGAGAAGTCCCTGCTGATGGGCAAGGAGTTCCAGCGCCGTGCCAAAGCCATGATCCTGAGGGCAGCCGTGCTACGCAACCAGATCCATGTCAAG TCCCCTCCCCGGGAAGGGAGCCAAGGGGAGCTGACGCCAGCCAACAGCCAGTCCCGGATGAGCACCAACATGTGA